ACCGAACGTCGTGCCGATGTTCGTGCCGAGCGTGTTGACGGCCGTGATGATCGCAACAGCGATGCCGGCAGCAATAAGACCATATTCGATGGCAGTGGCGCCGGACTCATCACCGGCAAAGCGCTTGATAAAATGGCTCATGAAAGCCTCCTCTGGATCAATCCAAGTTCGCGAACTGCATAGTCAACAGTCCCAGTTCAGTGCTGACGGTCGGGACAGGCCGCCTTCGCACCTGTGCAGACCTTAGCGCTGACGGCTTACCTGCTCCTTAATTTCAAAGTTAAAATCAGATATCTCAAGCGAAAATGTCAGGGTATGAGAAAACGAATATGTATAGACATAATAAAAATAAATATAGAATAGGTCGAAGAGTGAATGGCGATTTATATATGCTGACTCTGATACGTAGTTTGGTTAACAATATGTTATTCGCTCAGATAAAGACGAGTTATTCAAGGCTGTGTTGTGGGAAGGTGAGCATGGATGTAGAGATTTAGGGCCGGGAAGCGGTATCTTCAGTGTTC
The genomic region above belongs to Pyruvatibacter sp. and contains:
- a CDS encoding Flp family type IVb pilin; this encodes MSHFIKRFAGDESGATAIEYGLIAAGIAVAIITAVNTLGTNIGTTFGSVSDEMQ